One Candidatus Hydrogenedentota bacterium genomic region harbors:
- a CDS encoding response regulator: MPEREQKAYTTFEAAKICHVTHHSIKNWIKQGLIKASRTPGGHYRILEKDLDKFREKFDMFPREKGPMTKRIMVVDDEPDALALMERILSDEGFELVKVSNATEVGLKAIQMTPDLILLDFLMPEINGFEVCAALRENELTRSIPIMAVTCLAKERDIERIFASGADDYLAKPFKVDSLIEKVRDLIGRGRVTE, translated from the coding sequence ATGCCGGAAAGAGAACAGAAGGCCTACACCACGTTTGAGGCGGCCAAGATTTGCCACGTCACCCACCACAGCATCAAGAACTGGATCAAACAGGGCTTGATTAAGGCGTCCAGGACCCCTGGCGGGCATTACCGCATCCTGGAGAAGGACTTGGACAAGTTCCGCGAGAAGTTTGACATGTTCCCCCGCGAAAAAGGCCCCATGACCAAGCGCATCATGGTGGTTGACGATGAGCCGGACGCCTTGGCGCTGATGGAGCGCATCCTTTCCGACGAGGGTTTCGAGCTTGTCAAAGTGAGCAATGCGACAGAGGTCGGCCTGAAGGCCATCCAGATGACACCGGACCTCATCCTGCTGGACTTTTTGATGCCGGAAATCAACGGGTTCGAGGTCTGCGCCGCCCTGCGCGAGAACGAACTGACCCGGAGCATTCCGATCATGGCGGTGACCTGCCTGGCCAAGGAGCGGGACATCGAGCGCATTTTCGCCTCCGGCGCGGACGACTATCTTGCCAAGCCCTTCAAGGTGGACAGCCTCATCGAGAAGGTCCGCGACCTTATCGGCCGGGGACGGGTCACGGAATAA
- a CDS encoding saccharopine dehydrogenase NADP-binding domain-containing protein produces the protein MDNTNSAWMIYGVNGYTGRLCAEEALRRGLRPVVAGRSADRVARVAGELGLPHRVFDVVDVKAAAAGLEGMAAVLNCAGPFSATARPMLDACVAAGIHYLDVTGEIGVFEHVHQNSARWKDAGIVALPGVGADVVPTDCMAAMLKEVLPGAVMLTLAFKTAKGHLSPGTAKTVVESLGGGPTLRRNGVLISVPMASLSRMIPYGDGAALSAAIPWGDVSTAFYSTGIPDIVVYTAMPEDQLRMMRRMGPFLPILGLAPVRYLLKRLVEWRVTGPDAVKRGEDTTEFYGEAADAAGNRAVMTLHAPNGYTLTYDAAVSAVDEVLKGAVAPGAHTPSTAFGASFLSRVNDVRITPPAIVPA, from the coding sequence ATGGACAATACGAATTCCGCTTGGATGATCTACGGCGTAAACGGCTATACCGGGCGGCTCTGCGCCGAGGAGGCGCTGCGGCGCGGATTGCGCCCGGTGGTGGCGGGGCGTTCGGCGGATCGTGTCGCGCGCGTTGCCGGGGAACTGGGCCTGCCGCACCGTGTTTTCGACGTGGTGGATGTGAAGGCCGCAGCCGCAGGGCTGGAGGGCATGGCCGCCGTGCTCAACTGCGCGGGGCCCTTTTCCGCCACGGCGCGGCCGATGCTGGACGCATGTGTCGCGGCGGGGATCCATTATCTGGACGTGACGGGAGAGATTGGGGTCTTCGAGCATGTGCACCAGAACAGCGCGCGCTGGAAAGACGCGGGCATTGTGGCGTTGCCGGGGGTGGGTGCGGATGTTGTCCCCACGGACTGCATGGCGGCCATGCTGAAGGAGGTGCTTCCCGGCGCGGTGATGCTGACTTTGGCGTTTAAGACCGCCAAGGGTCATCTGAGCCCCGGCACGGCCAAGACGGTGGTGGAAAGCCTTGGTGGCGGCCCCACCCTGCGGCGGAACGGCGTGCTTATTTCAGTGCCCATGGCCTCGCTCTCGCGCATGATTCCCTATGGCGACGGGGCGGCGCTCTCGGCGGCCATTCCCTGGGGCGATGTTTCCACGGCGTTTTATTCGACGGGCATTCCCGACATCGTGGTCTACACCGCAATGCCTGAAGACCAACTGCGGATGATGCGCCGAATGGGGCCGTTTCTCCCGATCTTGGGTCTGGCGCCGGTGCGTTATCTGCTGAAGCGTCTCGTGGAGTGGCGGGTCACCGGACCGGATGCGGTCAAGCGCGGGGAGGACACCACCGAATTCTACGGCGAGGCCGCTGATGCGGCGGGAAATCGCGCGGTGATGACCCTGCATGCGCCGAATGGATACACCCTGACCTATGACGCGGCCGTTAGCGCGGTTGACGAAGTGTTGAAGGGCGCCGTTGCGCCGGGCGCGCACACACCCTCCACCGCTTTCGGCGCCTCGTTTTTGTCGCGGGTGAACGATGTGCGCATCACACCCCCCGCCATTGTTCCAGCATGA